The Corvus moneduloides isolate bCorMon1 chromosome 4, bCorMon1.pri, whole genome shotgun sequence genomic interval AGTTTTGCAAAAACCTTGAATTGTGGGAGGAATTTGAATGGGATGTATCAAAAAAGGCATTAAACCTGGGAAAATATACTGAACAGTATAGCACTGCTGTAGAGGGAAAAATCTGCTTACATCTCCATTGATGTTTGACCACTTCTAAGAGAAAAAACTGAGTGATTATCAGCCATGGTCTCTTTGAAACTCTTAATAATAAACATATTTAGGAACATTTTTTAACTAGGTGTTATTTTGTGGAAAACTGTAAGGGATTTTGAAAAGCTAACTTCTGAAAAGTATActtgaataattttctctctaaTTCATCTTGACTGTATTTTAAGAGAGACAAGCAGTTCCTCAGACTGTTTATTACCCTGGGGAAGTCAAGAAAATTGCTGcttaatttcaaagaaaagtttATTATGCTTTGCTAACATAAGCTACTTTATACTGTGTACTTGATGTAATTATatctggaaaaagaaactggatgtttgattttaaaaaatagaattcaAATTCCAtttacctcatttttttttctctcaaggTGGAAAGACATGACATGAATACCCTGAGTTTACCACTTAACATCCGCCGTGGAGGTTCTGATACCAACCTGAATTTTGACGTACCAGATGGAGTCCTAGAGTTTCACAAAGTCAAACTCAATGCAGATAGcttgaaacagaaaatcctCAAGGTTACAGAACAAATCAAGGTTGAACAAACAGCTCGAGATGGAAACGTGGCTGAGTATTTGAAACTGGTAAACAGTGCAGACAAGCAACAGGCTGGGCGCATTAAGCAAGTCTTTGAGAAAAAGAACCAGAAATCTGCCCACTCCATTGCccagctgcagaagaaattgGAACAGTATCACAAAAAGCTCAAGGATATTGAACAAAATGGATCTTCCAAAGCTACCAAGGATACTTCCAAAGATAACTTGAAAGATGTTCAACATGGAAAGTCTCGTACCACTGGGCATGGAACAGAGAGCAGCAAGTCGGGTGTGCCGGGTGTATCTTTGACACCACCtgtctttgttttcagcaaGTCTAGAGAGTTTGCCAACCTGATCCGAAACAAATTTGGTAGTGCAGACAACATTGCTCATCTCAAAAATACCTTGGATGAATTTCGGCCAGAAACAAGTTCTAGAACCTATGGGGGTAGTGCCACCATTGTTGCCAAACCAAAATATGTCAGTGATGATGAATGCTCAAGTGGGACCTCTGGATCAGCAGATAGCAATGGGAATACTTCCTTTAGTCCTGCTGTGGCAAGTACCCTGGACAGCCAAGGAAAGCTTTCCATGATTTTGGAGGAACTAAGGGAAATCAAGGAGACACAGTCCCAATTAGCTGATGATATTGAGAATTTAAAAACCCAATTTAAAAGAGATTATGGCTTTATTTCTCAGATGCTACAAGAAGAAAGATataggtattttattttaactgttcTCTTGAAATGACTTTTGAATGGGTATAGAAACTATTTGGAAAgtgtaaatgtgtgtgtgtgtgagcgaGAGATTTCAGAagcatgaggaaaaataaattccaatCAATGTCTGGTACCAACATGTTTAATTCCTTCCAATGACTGAAAATAGAATACACATAGAATATTAATATTTCCTATCATATAGTTAGTGTCCTTTGCCTTTTGTCAAAGGCTAATCAGAAAACTCTCTCCTCTGTCACACTTTTTATGTGAATTGCGTGAATACTGCATATAGGAAACGCCAATGGTTTTGTAACTGCTGGAAGGGTTCTCATCTAATGTGACTCGAAAAAGCTGATCAGTCTGTGGTGTAGCAGAACTGACTTACAGCTGATAAGTATACCCTTGACTCCTGAGTACCTTGTTCAAATACTTCTCACACACATTGCTACCTTGTGGATGCAATGTCACCTTCTGCCCTGGTGTAACACACAGCTGTGAGATGTAGTTTTAACTGCCGTAGCACAACTTCATCTTGCATTTGTTACTTGACAATTAATTCCTTTATCCTCCACTGTGAGAGGTGGACAATATGTTCTACAGAGGGCTTGCACCTGCTGTACCTATATCCCATTTTTCCTATGGCTTGTTAAAGTGACAGTCGATTCTTCAAGTCTTTACCTATGCCAGTGGGAAAAATCTCTGTATGAAGGGCAATATTTTATGTTTCCCTTGCTATAGTTCttgaaaaatgggaaaggcTTGATACTGCGTGGTAATATAGGGAGGAAAGAACAATGGCCTACTGAGCTCATGACGTGGTTTCAGGAGAAGGCAGAGTAGCCTTTTCTGACAGCTCACTGCCAGTAAAATTTCAAGCCTCCTGCCACCCATTTCTAGACAATTTTGCCTCCATCATTTTTGTGCTGGCTGCAGTGTTTGCCTGTTTGTGTGTTAAATCAAGTGACAAACTCACCCAAAAAATTCTAGTTTCCTGATGATTGACTTGAACTGGTTTATCAGGCAGAAGCATGCCAGAACAGACTGTACACAAATGGCAGAACCTTGCAGTTGTATTTGAGAGAGAACATATTTTTCCTGTCATTACTGGCGAGCTATTAACTGGCTCAAACTTACTTATGAAACCATATCTTCTTGTCTAAATGAAGAGTGAAAAATGTGAGTTGGATATCCTTAGGCACTGTTTATAGTTCATATAATTTGCCAatgatgtaaaaatatttgctttttaacacCTACTGCCAGCAAGAAATAGTCAAAAAAGGCTTTCAGATTGCTAAATAAATGTTTATGGAAAGTTTGCAGAGTTTTTACTGATTTCTGTATGTGCTTTGTAATGCCAGTCAGATGAAATCATCGTACACTGAGAaattaccttttaaaatgtgcaaTTGTTTTCATGATTTGGCATTACTTGAAAAGAAGGCACTAAATTTAGACTTCTTTTCCTAATAAGATACGAAAGATTGGAAGACCAGTTAAATGACCTCACTGACCTTCATCAACATGAGACAGCAAACTTGAAACAAGAACTAGCCAGCATAGAGGAGAAAGTGGCGTATCAGGCCTACGAGCGATCACGAGATGTTCAGGTACTTACTTTCCTTATCATGAACTTCTAACATTTCGTAGCAGTCTTGTGCTATGAAACACTTGCATCTTTCTACATCTTTTTAAATAAGGAACACGGGGAAAGATTTAAGCCCatgttttgtctgttttaagGTGAAAACCCAGCACATTGAATCAGTGACAGTCTCCATTTGTTTCTCTGGATTCAGGATTTTTTCTGCTGGAACTGATGATGTAGCCTAGGCAGACTTGAAGAATGGTTGAAGAATGGCctggtttaatttctttcacagaagaggaaggaattGAGTCTCCTTGTATTGTGTAACACAACACTTCTGACAATGTCCTGACTCAAACTTCTTGCTCAGACTTCTCCAATATGTAGTTTCATCACTGGCAAGGTTTATTATAAATTGAACTTAGGGTAAAACGTAAGAGAGCTGATTTATAAATAGACTTGTAGATTTGCCAGTTATAATTAAAGAGTTTTAAGCCATGGTCACAATAACCTCTATAATCAAAGCTGTGGGGTGTGTTCACCTTAGTGATCAGTTGTAGTCATGTCTGACTTCAATCAAAAGCCAGTAATAATGTCTACAAGTATATCCTGACAGCATGTAGTTACGTAGATACTcgaatatttatatatacacacttaTATAATGTATAATATTTCTACTCAAAGTCTGAGCAAGTGGTGAAAAAACTATTAATGAACAACTGAGGAATGCTTAAAGACTGTCATCGTATTAGTTCAGATGGTAAAAGAACCTAAGACCTGACCTGTATACACCTGTGCTCACATTTCTAAACATAGAgagtgcaggcagcaggatgaTCACAGTTTCCTAAATGTTGTGAGTTAGGAAGCTCCTAAGAACAGAGTGGGAAAGGGATGATACTGAATCTAAGCATTTCATAGGTTTCTTTGTAGGTTTAAAGAAGAGAGGTCTCTCacagatttaaagaaaagaggACTCTTTTCTGTGAAGGCATCTTGAGGATGTAAAAACATAATGAAACCTGAATTGTCCAACAGAAGgactgtgaaaaatatttcctaactCATTAGCAGAATCCTGGAGGGGTGTCAGAGACTTCTAATTGAACTGCTGTGTTGATACAACcttgtttcttttatctctgTACAGTTGGGCCTGTTTAAGCCTATCTCTTTGGGGGTTTGGAAAACTAGCTAAAATAGAGTAAAAGAATTTAAGCCATGGATATTTTGAGTAACAGCCTAACTCTGTCACTAAAGGATGTGCAGATCATTTTAAGGACATGTTCAGTCTCTCaatgcagagctgcaggtaTCAGACTTTTGCAGCTGGACTTTCTCTAAAGCACCACGAGACAATTTGAGGATAACTTACAGTCAGAGTGGAAGAAGGACCAGGAAAGTTCATTAGTGTGTAGTGGAGAACATGTCTGAACCATAACAGACTTCATGTCACCCATTAAGAACAATTCTATATTGTTACTAATTCCTAGAGCAGTGAAAGGAAGCAGTCTTGTGTAAGGCACTGTGCCCTATTCTCTGTGGGGCCTTGGTGCCTGGCCAGTCACTTGGTAAGCCAGTTCAACTTGCTGAAACAACGAAGAACTGACCCAGCAAGGGAAAGCTGATAACTCTCTGGGTGTTTATATACAGAGGTTTGGTTTGAAACAGCTTACTGTGTGATCAGGTGAACAACCCTGCTAGTGCAAGGAAAATATCTGGAGTTTGAGAGTGGGGAAGAAAGTCAGGATGCTGGAGCATTGGTTTTCCTTGTCACACAGTGGTAAAAGATTATGTCAAGTTGATCAATCTCATGAAATTATAGCTTTGCACCATGTTACGCAGTTGTGCCCAAATCCCAACTCCAGCAAAAAGCTGGCATTTTGGCAAATAAGTGAAGCAGTTGcaagtttttctgtgttttgctttgggagGGCTTAAGCATGGGGGTAGGGTCTTTAGGAGGCATCTTACTCAAAAACCACTTTTAGTCCATCAtcaagcagcagagaaaggtCTGCTTTCTTTAGAACAAATTGTGAAGTGGAATAGATCATGTGAGAGAGAATCCCATAAAAGCATCTTCACAGGTTTTCCCACTGTCTCCGCTGTCCACTTGGAGTATGGATCGATGAGCTGTCACACTGACAGAGGGAGAAGGGCAGATCTTACAGAGGGCTCAAGCCCAACATTGTAGAACGGGTGGCTTTGAGAACAAAATTAATGTAGACCACAGAGGCAGTGTAAAACAAGTGCTACATGTTGCAAAGCATGTTTAATTAGTATCACAGCAAGCCCACCCTAAAGTTTTCTATAGAATATACAAAGAAActaattttgttgctgttttaatGCAGTGATCGTTGCTACGGCAACAGCTTTGCTAGTACTTTATATCAACAGTATATATAGAAAACATCTGTCATGAACATCAGAGTTATGATACTTTTTCTCaaacatgaaaaaggaaaaaaacctacattTTGGACAGTGTTGTTAGACTTGATTATGCCTGAGGGAACAGTGACACACTCATTCAGACATAtaagtgcatttattttttttaaaagttggtGGTTCATTGAAATTTTAGCAGTCTATAATAAATTCCTCTTCTAGTCTAGCTGATGGATGGCTCTGCAGCTAAAATGTGAAGAGATGTTGAATGGAAATATGGCTGCCCTAattgttgttttctgtctccAGGAAGCCTTGGAATCATGCCAGACCCGGGTTTCCAAACTGGAGCTCCATCAGCAAGAACAGCAAGCACAGCAGTCTGAAGCAGTTAATGCCAAAGTGCTCCTGGGGAAGTGTATAAATGTTATCCTGGCCTTCATGACTGTCATCTTAGTGTGCGTTTCTACCATCGCAAAGTTCATTGCTCCTATGATGAAGAGCCGTTTTCATATCATCTGCACTTTCTTTGCAGTGACGCTGCTGGCAATATTTTGTAAAAACTGGGATCATATCATTTGTGCTATAGAAAGGATGATTATACCAAGATGAAGCTGTTGGACtggctgtttctttcttctttttctttttttgtttccttttttcccccccctattttcttcccctccctgttttttAAGCACTGTGTGTATACAAATTCTGGTGTAAATATATAAAAGTGTACTTGTTGGCAGTCAGTTGCCTGTTCAATCTGATTTTGTCTAACTGGCTGTATCTGTGATGAACTGCTTACTTAAGTCAGTCTTCTGCCTTAATCCAAAAGGTTTTCCACTTCCCAAACCCATACCCACAAAAGATGGTGTGATGGTCTGGGAGGGATCCCAGCAACTGCAAGTGTCAGGTGTGTTTTTTAATAGGCTGGAGGGCAAAGAGTGTGACCAGGAGGGAGTGCCATAATGTGTATCAGCTCTGTTAGACTGATAAGTGAATTTTCTGTCTGAATACAACTAGAATGATAAGCCAAACTATGCAGTCATGTGTATTGATGGTTCTAGATTCTAAATTAATGGGTATCATTACATGGGATTTTGAGTTCTCAGGACTAACAAAACTTGATGCTTCTGCTAGTAACTTTTTGCACAGAGTTTATTGCTTGTAAATGAGACCAGTGATGACTATTGACCACAGTTAGCAGTTTTTCTGTCCTGGCACTGTTCCTTGTCACATTTGGGAAACACATACATGTGGCATAAGACTTCCAAAGATGGACTGAATTGAATTATAAGATCTGCAGGCAACTTTATAAAGGAGTAAAGAAGCAAGTAACGGGTAGGTAAGTTGTCATGCACACCAAAGCACTCACTTGTTTCAAGCCCTGCGACCTGCAAGGGGAAAGAAGTACACAGAAAGGCAACACTGAGGTTAGCCTTCGTTAGCACTGAATTGTTGGGGTGTTCTAACTGAATGCAAAGCATACAGGGGGTGGGACCCTGGGTACAgtggatttctttcttctgtcagATTAAAGAATGTGGCAGAAACATGAGGGAACAGCTTCATAGGGGGAGCAGGGAGTTAAACTTCTGTAAATACATGAACTGTAGACATTCTCAAAAAACATTCCTTGAAATAATGCATTAACATGCAGTACCACTACTAGGAGACagggttgggtttgttttcccactggaattaattttgcttGATTTAagagctgcaaaaaaaatttctctgaaaTCTGCCCGGCTTTCAGCCGCTATGTAAAACAacatctttattaaaaataaacaaacaaagaaaaaccaccacaaaacaaaccaccacaACCAGAATTCTTCTTCACTCTCcattaagtgaaaaaaaaatgtctccAGTTATTTGATGTTCAGTGTTAGTAACTGTGAAAATAATTGTCATGACATATTTTCAGTTGCAGTATTTTCTATGCTGGTATtatgggagggagggagggaataGCTTGATgtgtatatttctttttaatcaagtGCAATAGTTGGTGTAGAAGTTGTGAAGACCTTATTCTGAGGAAAGGGAGTGGGTGAGACGAAGGCAGGGAAGAACTTTGGCATTTTACCACAATCAGATAAACAGTGAATTAGTTACTGTTTGTGGCTTCAGGAACTGAAGAAAGGACAGAATTTACTTAATAAATAATGATATAACTCAGCATTTagaaaattcaattaaaatacttacaaatattttaagaattcttTATATGTGCTACGTCTTTGAACAGAGAATTAGGAAAGACTGTGCTGGTTTGAAGTCGCTGGAAATGGATCAGGTCCGGCACACCCATGTTATCCTAACCCAGCCCTACCTCATCttcagagggaagagggaaaccaaaactaaacaaagAGCCCAGACAAGACCAACAACTGGTTCTGGTCCTAAGAATGCTGTGACTGTCATGGTGTTTTCTTGCCATCTATATTACAATTGCCATTCTTCACTTCAGCTTGCACAGCCAACTTCTGTATTGGCCTCTTGAGAAAATAGTTAGTTTAGCATTTTATTAAATGGGTTCAGAAGGGTAGATGTGCAAGAAAGGAACACCATGTGTTAATAATGTTTACGTAAGAGAAACTCCTTTACCTATTGCATGGTTATATGTTTCAATAATCCTCCCAGTAGTAGTTTATGTAGTTGAGATGTTACATCAGGTAGCCTTAAGGACAGGCAAAAGGTTAGTATTTTTCTTATAACAAAGGATGTTGGTGTGGTACAACCTGGGAACATGAAGGCTTCTGCTCCAAGGGATCCTATTACAATTCTGGAAGATGACCTCAGTGCAAAATGAGGATAGAGTCTAAAATCGATGGCTCTACAAAAGATTGCTCACTGTCTTGATAGAATCTGACTGGGCCCAGATTTGGAACAGGAAGGTCTTGCATTTCCATATTGGCTTTACATCTGGCAGAGGACACAGAAAAAGGCTGCGTAATGTTAGTTATGTAAATTAAAACAACCTAATTGGTGAATGGGTGCATCACTTCTCTAGgttattttctctgctggatTTAAATCACTGGAGGATGTGACAGACatcaagaaaataataaaaaaagtaaagtgaAGGGCAAAAGCCTGCTTTTGAATGAAACTGCTGTAGTTTTGCACAGAGTAAGACTACAGTGCTAGGAGCTCTGCCATGTGGAAGGCCACCCAAGAGGGAGGGAGGCCTCCTATCCCACCTTCACCCTCCCATTTCCTACCTTGTGCTAACACTGGTATGTGGTGAAGTCTTCCATATGCCATGTTAGCTCACTAGACTGGAAGAAAAACCTGGTGAAAGAGGTGGATGGTTCTCCACAGCTAGAGACTTAAAGGGCTGGTAGAGAGGTGTCATGAGTGTGAAGCAGGGATTTTAAGGGAGATGagcctttttcattttgttgcaGTGAATCATGAGCTGCCCCTAAAACTGGGCTCCAGGCAGACTCTATGCAGAATATTGGGGCAGTTTCAGTGTAGAAAAGTTCTTCCTAGCTTTTTCCTACAGGGAACAGATACAAATGGCCCCAGGATGTGGTGGGACAGGCTAGCCAGCTGTGTCTATATTTGGGATCAAGAGAAGTCTGGTGTCTGAGCTAGCCAGGGCTGATGCCTCTGCAGTTAGTGTCAATATCAGCATCACTTCCCCCCTTTAGGCTGGGATTATGTATTCTACATATTAGTATGTGTATCTGGCCTGCAGTCTGAGCTCTCCTTCCTGTGAAAGGATGCCTAGGCCTACCCAAAGAATTGCAGTTCTCCTAATGAGAACTCTGTTCAGATTCTCAATCAATTGACCATGTTCTGTCAGGATGCCATTTACTTTTATGTTCTCATACAACACATCAGACATTCTTAGGATACTCCTTACACCTACTCATCATGAGCCTCTAAAACACTCCCACTCAACAAAAAGTTGTCAGACAGTGTCTTTTCTGCTTGGTGCTGCCTTCTAGGCAATTATTCACTTCATTTTGGTAGTAGTTCTCTGATGGAAAAGCCCTTCAATAAGTTGTTAATACCTGTTCTATAGGCTTTTGGCAGCTTTTTGTTCAGAGGTTTCTGGAGATTTAATTTCTTATGAAGGTTAGCAcaattttcctgattttttctatttcagcaTTCAGGACTAAATGTGGTTTCCTCTAAAACTTGCCTAATGGATCCCTCTTCTAGCTTCAACTATAACTCCATTATTGTTGAACATCTAATTAATGATTGGCAGGACTAAACGAGACTCAGTTtaaattcctcctcctttctgctttgcatGATATGCATTCATTCAACTTCTCATTTTATTGCACTCCTGTGATTTCTATTTGCTCTGAATTCTTAGAGAGGCACTAAAaaatttcactgcattttagTTGAATATCAAAATGTTTGTGTTATGCAgtgcctctgctgcaggacaTCTATCAATATAGATCTGATGTCTGCACTCCAGGAAGGATATTTAAAAGCCAATGGTTTTCTTTGAACAAATCATGACTGCTTATCTGGGGAATAGAAATTCAATAGGTGAAGACAATTTACTGTAGGAAAGATACGTGATCCACTGACCAGAAGTTGAAGCTAGACAAATCCAATGTAAGCATAAGCTTCAGTTTTGCAATCATAAGGGTTGCCAGCTAATTATTAGCTACTGAATAACATAATAAACAAGGACTCCAACATTTGAAATTGAATCAGTTCAGGCTTATGTTTGATACAAAGTTAACTGCATAATAACAACTACTGCTTTCTGAAATCAAAATCATTGAACAAGaaattcaggaaagaaaaaagaaaacatagaaGCTTGTGGTTCATTTAGAAGGTACGAGAGcaggttttcttgtttgttttcgTTTTGGGAAaccaggtccctttccactgTGATAGAGACATTTTACTTCTGGATTCAACGATACAACAGAAGGTAAACACAGATTATTGTAATTAAACACTTTAATTTTGATAACAGAATTTAATCCCTTCTGAAAGTCCACCTGGGACTAGCAATCAGGCAAATTTATTCTCtactttttttaatcaaagaaatatttatctgCTTTCTTCACTCACCATCATGCCAGAATATGCCCTTTAATTATATTGCTTCCCTTTAAAGTACAGGAGATTATAAAGAGCTTGTTTTCAGATAAAATTGGAATGGTCTCTCTGATGCTAATCCTGCACAAAGTATCAGACAATTTTACATTGCAACAGTGAAAGACTAAGAAAAGTTTTATAGTCAATGAAATTGcttattttccctgaaaaagcCAACTGAGATGATGCTGTATATAAGGACTGCATGAGGCCAAGTCACACTGTCTTGTACAGTTGATTTGCTGTACGTTTAGCATATTAAGTTGTACTGTTGTTGGAAAGTTTTGCACAAAGCCACCTTTCCTTTTTACCCAGGGAACCTGGGTCTGGTAGTATCAAGGTGTACCAAAAATTGTCTGCTTTTGTTGACTAAAGTTAATTGTCTTGGTGTGTGACCTGCAATGTTTCTCATACTATTTCCATTTTGTGCAGCACTGTGGAAAGATGCAActacaaaaatgtaatttttgtatATTTGGTTGTGTAGTCATGACTGCCTCTAAGGTgccattaacattttttaaaataaaaatatttacagttatTTGATGAAGAATATCGTCTCTTAAACTTTGTCTGGTCACTCAAACCCCtatcagttttcctttctcagtaaCAAATTATTCAATTGACAACGATAAAGTTAACCCATTGAGCACAAGGCCCAGTTTTAACATACTCACAAATCTGAGcattctgctctgctgcagttttgACCAAAACCTGTTGAGTTTCACTTACAGTTGTGACATGGCAAAGCTGCAAACATCAAACTAGGTATGATCATTGCTTTTATTCAAAGCTTGTGTGAAATTTGCTATGCAAATGTTGTGCTATTGTGCCTAACAGCTGGACTCactgcaaacttttttttttaaacttagaaTTAGAAACTtaagatgtatttttatattattgtCAGAAACCTTGGTCACATGTGCCAAAAATGTAACTTAATGTAGctgacataaagaaaaatgtttgcatttatttttcataaagcaGAGGTCTTGTCAGCTGGCACTGGCAGCCATTGGAaatgatgttatttttattccaagaaCAGAGCAGAAACAGTGCCGTAACAGACTGCTTTGCAATCACACCATACTTCCTATTTTCTACTATTTGAAGAAATGGCATACAGGGgctcctgtgtcacctgcagaCTTTCCAAGGTCTTGTCATGCTGAGTTTCACACAAGTTCTTGGAACTTGTTCTGTATTAAGACTAGCCCCGTTCACAAACAGCAGGTTCTCTCACAATCTAATGATTTTGCTGATTTCTGGCATGGGCTGAATAATCCCTGCTAACCAGGCAAACCAGACATAAAAAAATGCACCTTACTCATCATCAGTTCTCTCAGTTGCTTAAAACTCTGGCTTTGGAGAGTGCATAACACACCCTGGTAACTGCTTTAACACCCAAAATTAGAAAGGCAGAGAGTAAAATACAACAGTTTTGTTTAACAGCACAGAAAGAGAAGTGTCACGTCGCCAAGAAGAGCCGCTGTGCCGTGTTAGCCACGACTGGATGAGACAAATAATCCTTACCAGCAGTGTACTCTGAAAATACTTCATGTTGGTCCCCCAAATAACTCCAAGAACCAAAGCTGTGTGACTGTGCCAGAAACCACCTGAAGGCACCCAAGACTTCATCTGCTATTACGCTGCAATTCATTTTGCAACACCCAGAACTGCTCTGAACTAGCCGGTTGAGGCAGTGCTAGCAGAGCAGTTTATAAACTTAGTGTTAAATTCTTCCTGAATGTGTGTGCTTATTTctctgcttgtgctgctgcagaaggtgcAGCAGTCACT includes:
- the TMCC3 gene encoding transmembrane and coiled-coil domain protein 3 isoform X2, with the translated sequence MLRKVERHDMNTLSLPLNIRRGGSDTNLNFDVPDGVLEFHKVKLNADSLKQKILKVTEQIKVEQTARDGNVAEYLKLVNSADKQQAGRIKQVFEKKNQKSAHSIAQLQKKLEQYHKKLKDIEQNGSSKATKDTSKDNLKDVQHGKSRTTGHGTESSKSGVPGVSLTPPVFVFSKSREFANLIRNKFGSADNIAHLKNTLDEFRPETSSRTYGGSATIVAKPKYVSDDECSSGTSGSADSNGNTSFSPAVASTLDSQGKLSMILEELREIKETQSQLADDIENLKTQFKRDYGFISQMLQEERYRYERLEDQLNDLTDLHQHETANLKQELASIEEKVAYQAYERSRDVQEALESCQTRVSKLELHQQEQQAQQSEAVNAKVLLGKCINVILAFMTVILVCVSTIAKFIAPMMKSRFHIICTFFAVTLLAIFCKNWDHIICAIERMIIPR
- the TMCC3 gene encoding transmembrane and coiled-coil domain protein 3 isoform X3, translating into MVERHDMNTLSLPLNIRRGGSDTNLNFDVPDGVLEFHKVKLNADSLKQKILKVTEQIKVEQTARDGNVAEYLKLVNSADKQQAGRIKQVFEKKNQKSAHSIAQLQKKLEQYHKKLKDIEQNGSSKATKDTSKDNLKDVQHGKSRTTGHGTESSKSGVPGVSLTPPVFVFSKSREFANLIRNKFGSADNIAHLKNTLDEFRPETSSRTYGGSATIVAKPKYVSDDECSSGTSGSADSNGNTSFSPAVASTLDSQGKLSMILEELREIKETQSQLADDIENLKTQFKRDYGFISQMLQEERYRYERLEDQLNDLTDLHQHETANLKQELASIEEKVAYQAYERSRDVQEALESCQTRVSKLELHQQEQQAQQSEAVNAKVLLGKCINVILAFMTVILVCVSTIAKFIAPMMKSRFHIICTFFAVTLLAIFCKNWDHIICAIERMIIPR
- the TMCC3 gene encoding transmembrane and coiled-coil domain protein 3 isoform X1, whose translation is MPGSDTALAVDRTYSDPERHRRRKTRVERHDMNTLSLPLNIRRGGSDTNLNFDVPDGVLEFHKVKLNADSLKQKILKVTEQIKVEQTARDGNVAEYLKLVNSADKQQAGRIKQVFEKKNQKSAHSIAQLQKKLEQYHKKLKDIEQNGSSKATKDTSKDNLKDVQHGKSRTTGHGTESSKSGVPGVSLTPPVFVFSKSREFANLIRNKFGSADNIAHLKNTLDEFRPETSSRTYGGSATIVAKPKYVSDDECSSGTSGSADSNGNTSFSPAVASTLDSQGKLSMILEELREIKETQSQLADDIENLKTQFKRDYGFISQMLQEERYRYERLEDQLNDLTDLHQHETANLKQELASIEEKVAYQAYERSRDVQEALESCQTRVSKLELHQQEQQAQQSEAVNAKVLLGKCINVILAFMTVILVCVSTIAKFIAPMMKSRFHIICTFFAVTLLAIFCKNWDHIICAIERMIIPR
- the TMCC3 gene encoding transmembrane and coiled-coil domain protein 3 isoform X5, translated to MNTLSLPLNIRRGGSDTNLNFDVPDGVLEFHKVKLNADSLKQKILKVTEQIKVEQTARDGNVAEYLKLVNSADKQQAGRIKQVFEKKNQKSAHSIAQLQKKLEQYHKKLKDIEQNGSSKATKDTSKDNLKDVQHGKSRTTGHGTESSKSGVPGVSLTPPVFVFSKSREFANLIRNKFGSADNIAHLKNTLDEFRPETSSRTYGGSATIVAKPKYVSDDECSSGTSGSADSNGNTSFSPAVASTLDSQGKLSMILEELREIKETQSQLADDIENLKTQFKRDYGFISQMLQEERYRYERLEDQLNDLTDLHQHETANLKQELASIEEKVAYQAYERSRDVQEALESCQTRVSKLELHQQEQQAQQSEAVNAKVLLGKCINVILAFMTVILVCVSTIAKFIAPMMKSRFHIICTFFAVTLLAIFCKNWDHIICAIERMIIPR